Proteins encoded together in one Papaver somniferum cultivar HN1 unplaced genomic scaffold, ASM357369v1 unplaced-scaffold_21, whole genome shotgun sequence window:
- the LOC113339399 gene encoding uncharacterized protein LOC113339399 → MMSLKASPIRIFLFAMLALSVYFETVSAQCKPEQLFNLQYAKSCAGCEKKCISVCSDVGSGIITLVCSGASPPFLPDRSHECMCCCAPKPPVPVPSPPAAPSNICRTGQIYSEIVMPGDNDCSVCTSGCRSECSKLKTRLAKVSCRKEDLSSLLCECCCRSSTPSIMDSVMDALGY, encoded by the exons ATGATGTCTTTGAAGGCTTCTCCGATTAGGATTTTTCTCTTTGCTATGCTAGCTCTGTCTGTCTATTTTG AGACGGTATCAGCCCAATGTAAACCTGAGCAACTTTTTAACCTTCAATACGCCAAGAGTTGTGCCGGATGTGAAAAAAAATGTATAAGTGTATGTTCAGATGTTGGCAGTGGGATTATTACGCTTGTGTGCTCAGGGGCATCTCCTCCATTTCTCCCAGATCGGAGTCATGAATGCATGTGTTGTTGCGCACCTAAACCCCCAGTACCAGTCCCATCTCCACCGGCAGCTCCGTCAAATATATGCAGAACCGGTCAAATTTATTCAGAGATTGTCATGCCCGGTGATAATGATTGTAGTGTTTGTACATCTGGTTGCAGAAGTGAATGTTCGAAATTGAAGACTAGATTGGCGAAAGTTTCGTGCAGAAAAGAAGATTTGTCTTCGTTATTGTGCGAGTGTTGTTGCAGGAGCAGTACCCCATCAATTATGGATTCAGTTATGGATGCTCTTGGTTACTGA
- the LOC113339835 gene encoding mulatexin-like, with translation MSFKSFPIGFGLFVFGILSFNAYSEVASAQSCLPGQYSFTFIMTLSCNGCNAKCSGWCSLKGLPSYNFCNGGGFGVKSCLCCCGTKTQPPKPQPPVPRPAPPPPSPPPPSPPPPPPPSPPPPSPPPPPPPRDRQDLCDLSDISLSRQETTCATCTEAGCVSDCATYGAPFLLQSCSPTSFCSCCCTASSLSSSTRTRRSGSTLFNAAQ, from the exons ATGTCTTTCAAGAGTtttccaattggttttggtttgtttgtcttcGGGATTCTTTCTTTCAATGCATACTCAG AGGTAGCATCAGCTCAAAGTTGTCTACCAGGGCAATATTCATTCACTTTTATCATGACCCTAAGTTGTAATGGCTGTAACGCGAAATGTAGCGGTTGGTGTTCCTTAAAAGGATTACCATCTTACAATTTTTGCAATGGCGGAGGTTTTGGTGTGAAATCATGTTTGTGTTGTTGTGGAACAAAAACACAACCACCAAAACCGCAGCCGCCGGTACCTAGGCCAgccccaccaccaccatcacctccacctccatccccaccaccgccacctcctccatcacctccacctccatctccaccaccgccacctccacCAAGAGATCGACAAGATTTGTGCGACCTTTCTGATATATCTTTATCAAGACAAGAAACAACTTGCGCAACTTGTACAGAGGCTGGTTGTGTTAGTGATTGTGCTACATACGGAGCTCCATTCCTTTTACAGTCGTGCTCTCCAACTTCATTCTGCAGCTGTTGTTGCACTGCAAGTTCCCTTTCATCATCTACAAGGACTCGCAGAAGTGGTTCAACATTATTCAACGCAGCACAGTAA